A single Argentina anserina chromosome 7, drPotAnse1.1, whole genome shotgun sequence DNA region contains:
- the LOC126802376 gene encoding probable pre-mRNA-splicing factor ATP-dependent RNA helicase DEAH5, translating into MAADDGLKKLEYLSLVSKVCSELETHIGTADKVLAEFITEMGRNCESVDEFDAKLKEHGAEMPDYFVRTLLTIIHAILPPEAKSKNNLKKDSTAEGSKSKFKALAIADNKDRIKDIQREIEMETKEKRNDREELGDAREDYRSRGRDRDRGRGRERDSDRDRDRDRDRDRRERGRDIYDRDKRRRDSHYHDSDKGRHTDRSKHRRDEYEGDGDVREDDDDDRRGSRDQRKELHHSDEPELYKVYKGRVSKVMDTGCFVQFNDFRGKEGLVHVSQIATRRIGNAKDVVKRDQEVYVKVISISGQKLSLSMRDVDQHTGKDLLPLKNNAEDDSLRTNPSISKDDGPVARTGLSGIRIVEEDVTVPSRRPLKRMSSPEKWEAKQLIASGVLGVKEYPMYDEETDGMLFEEEGAEEELEVELNEDEPAFLQGQTRYSVDMSPVKIFKNPEGSLSRAAALQSALIKERREVREQQQRTMLDSIPKDLNRPWEDPMPETGERHLAQELRGVGLSAYDMPEWKKDAFGKTVTFGQRSKLSIQEQRQSLPIYKLKKELVQAVHDNQVLVVIGETGSGKTTQVTQYLAEAGYTTMGKIGCTQPRRVAAMSVAKRVAEEFGCRLGEEVGYAIRFEDCTGPDTVIKYMTDGMLLREILIDENLSQYSVIMLDEAHERTIHTDVLFGLLKKLVKRRPDLRLIVTSATLDAEKFSGYFFDCNIFTIPGRTFPVEILYTKQPESDYLDASLITVLQIHLTEPEGDILLFLTGQEEIDFACQSLYERMKGLGKNVPELIILPVYSALPSEMQSRIFDPAPPGKRKVVVATNIAEASLTIDGIFYVIDPGFAKQNVYNPKQGLDSLVITPISQASAKQRAGRAGRTGPGKCYRLYTESAYRNEMSPTSVPEIQRINLGTTTLTMKAMGINDLLSFDFMDPPSPQALISAMEQLYSLGALDEEGLLTKLGRKMAEFPLDPPLSKMLLASVDLGCSDEILTIIAMIQTGNIFYRPREKQAQADQKRAKFFQPEGDHLTLLAVYEAWKAKNFSGPWCFENFVQSRSLRRAQDVRKQLLSIMDKYKLDVVSAGKNFTKIRKAITAGFFFHGARKDPQEGYRTLVENQPVYIHPSSALFQRQPDWVIYHELVMTTKEYMREVIVVDPKWLVELAPRFFKVADPTKMSKRKRQERIEPLYDRYHEPNSWRLSKRRA; encoded by the exons ATGGCTGCCGATGATGGTTTAAAGAAGCTCGAGTACCTTTCCCTGGTTTCCAAGGTCTGCTCTGAGTTGGAAACTCATATAGGGACTGCGGACAAAGTTCTTGCTGAGTTCATAACTGAGATGGGACGAAACTGTGAGAGTGTGGATGAATTCGATGCCAAATTGAAGGAACATGGTGCTGAGATGCCTGATTACTTTGTCCGAACACTCCTAACTATCATTCACGCAATTCTTCCTCCAGAGGCAAAGTCCAAGAACAATTTGAAGAAAGATAGCACTGCTGAAGGTAGTAAAAGCAAGTTCAAGGCTTTGGCGATTGCTGATAACAAGGATAGGATAAAGGATATCCAGAGGGAAATTGAGATGGAGACCAAGGAAAAGCGAAATGACAGAGAAGAATTGGGCGATGCGCGTGAAGACTATAGGTCCAGAGGTAGAGATAGAGATAGAGGTAGAGGTAGGGAAAGAGATTCAGATCGAGACAGAGACCGAGATAGGGATAGAGACAGGAGAGAGAGGGGAAGGGATATATATGATAGAGATAAAAGGCGGAGAGATAGTCATTATCATGATTCTGATAAGGGAAGGCATACAGATCGATCCAAGCACAGGAGGGATGAGTATGAAGGGGATGGAGACGTcagagaagatgatgatgatgataggaGAGGAAGTAGGGATCAGAGGAAAGAACTGCACCATTCTGATGAGCCTGAATTGTACAAGGTTTATAAGGGTAGGGTATCAAAAGTGATGGACACAGGTTGCTTTGTTCAGTTCAATGACTTCAGAGGGAAGGAAGGTTTGGTTCACGTTTCGCAGATTGCGACTCGGCGAATTGGAAATGCTAAAGATGTGGTGAAAAGAGACCAAGAGGTCTATGTCAAGGTGATTTCAATTTCTGGTCAGAAGTTGAGCCTTTCAATGAGAGATGTTGATCAGCATACTGGGAAGGATTTGCTTCCCTTGAAGAATAACGCAGAGGATGATTCTCTTAGGACAAACCCATCAATATCAAAGGATGATGGGCCTGTGGCAAGAACGGGTCTCTCTGGGATTAGGATTGTGGAAGAGGATGTAACTGTTCCATCTCGCCGGCCATTGAAGAGAATGAGCTCGCCAGAGAAGTGGGAAGCCAAACAGTTGATTGCCTCGGGTGTTTTGGGTGTCAAAGAGTATCCAATGTATGATGAAGAAACAGATGGGATGCTTTTTGAAGAAGAGGGAGCTGAGGAAGAACTTGAGGTTGAGCTTAATGAGGATGAGCCAGCCTTTTTGCAAGGGCAAACCAGGTATTCAGTAGATATGTCACCTGTGAAAATCTTCAAGAATCCAGAAGGTTCATTAAGTCGTGCAGCTGCACTTCAATCTGCACTCATTAAGGAGCGTAGGGAAGTGCGTGAACAGCAGCAAAGAACAATGCTGGATTCAATTCCAAAGGATCTGAATCGTCCTTGGGAAGATCCAATGCCAGAGACTGGTGAGAGGCATCTTGCACAGGAACTCAGAGGTGTTGGTTTGTCCGCCTATGACATGCCAGAGTGGAAGAAGGATGCTTTTGGGAAGACTGTCACTTTTGGGCAGAGGTCAAAGCTTTCAATTCAGGAACAGAGGCAGAGCTTGCCTATCTATAAGCTGAAGAAAGAATTGGTTCAGGCAGTGCATGATAATCAAGTTCTTGTTGTTATTGGTGAAACTGGTTCAGGCAAGACAACCCAGGTAACACAGTATCTTGCAGAAGCTGGTTACACGACAATGGGCAAGATTGGGTGTACGCAACCACGTAGGGTGGCTGCGATGTCTGTAGCCAAAAGGGTTGCCGAAGAGTTTGGTTGTCGTCTGGGGGAGGAAGTTGGATATGCTATTCGTTTTGAGGATTGCACTGGGCCGGATACTGTAATCAAGTATATGACGGATGGTATGCTTCTTAGAGAGATTCTGATCGACGAGAACCTGTCTCAATACTCTGTGATTATGCTTGATGAAGCTCATGAGAGGACAATCCATACAGATGTTCTTTTTGGATTATTGAAGAAACTTGTGAAGCGTAGACCAGACCTTCGTTTGATTGTCACATCTGCTACCTTGGATGCTGAGAAATTTTCGGGTTATTTCTTCGACTGCAACATTTTCACTATCCCTGGAAGAACTTTTCCTGTGGAGATACTCTACACCAAGCAGCCGGAAAGTGATTACCTTGATGCATCTTTAATCACTGTTCTGCAAATTCACTTAACAGAGCCGGAAGGTGACATCCTTCTTTTCTTGACGGGACAGGAAGAAATTGATTTTGCATGCCAGTCACTTTATGAGAGAATGAAAGGTCTTGGTAAAAATGTGCCTGAGTTGATTATCTTACCAGTATATAGTGCCCTTCCTAGTGAAATGCAGTCAAGAATATTTGACCCAGCCCCACCTGGTAAGAGGAAAGTAGTTGTGGCTACTAATATTGCTGAGGCATCACTGACCATCGACGGTATATTTTATGTAATTGACCCtggatttgcaaagcaaaatgTTTATAACCCAAAGCAGGGGCTAGATTCACTGGTCATTACCCCAATTTCTCAAGCGTCAGCCAAGCAACGAGCTGGCCGTGCTGGGCGTACTGGGCCTGGGAAATGTTACCGCCTTTACACTGAGAGTGCATACCGCAATGAGATGTCCCCTACTTCAGTTCCAGAAATTCAGAGGATAAATCTTGGGACTACTACACTTACAATGAAAGCAATGGGGATAAATGATCTCttgtcttttgattttatggATCCTCCTTCACCCCAAGCACTCATTTCTGCTATGGAACAACTGTACAGTTTAGGCGCGCTAGATGAGGAGGGTCTTCTGACAAAGTTGGGTAGGAAAATGGCCGAGTTTCCTCTGGATCCACCATTATCTAAGATGCTACTAGCCAGCGTGGACCTTGGGTGTAGTGATGAGATCCTGACCATCATTGCTATGATTCAGACAGGAAATATATTTTATAGGCCTAGGGAAAAGCAAGCCCAAGCTGATCAGAAGAGAGCCAAGTTTTTCCAGCCAGAAGGAGATCATCTGACTTTACTTGCAGTCTATGAGGCTTGGAAAGCTAAAAACTTTTCAGGGCCTTGGTGTTTTGAGAATTTCGTTCAGTCTCGATCTCTTAGGAGAGCGCAAGATGTCAGAAAACAGCTTCTTAGTATCATGGATAA GTATAAACTGGATGTTGTGAGTGCTGGAAAGAATTTTACAAAGATTAGGAAGGCAATTACTGCTGGCTTTTTCTTCCATGGTGCTAGAAAGGACCCTCAGGAGGGTTATAGAACCCTGGTGGAGAATCAGCCTGTTTATATTCATCCAAGCAGTGCTCTCTTCCAGAGACAACCGGATTGGGTCATCTACCATGAATTGGTTATGACTACAAAGGAGTATATGCGGGAGGTGATAGTTGTTGACCCTAAATGGCTTGTGGAACTAGCGCCCAGGTTCTTCAAAGTTGCTGACCCTACCAAGATGAGTAAGCGCAAGCGTCAAGAACGTATTGAACCGCTCTATGACAGATACCATGAACCAAACTCCTGGCGTCTTAGTAAACGGCGTGCTTGA